From a single Patescibacteria group bacterium genomic region:
- the secG gene encoding preprotein translocase subunit SecG: MELTLSIIQIVIALSLITTILLQQRGAGGAGIFGGSGGGGGYYAKRGFEKILFTSSIILSCLFIVTAFVNLLI, encoded by the coding sequence ATGGAACTTACTTTATCAATTATTCAAATTGTGATCGCTTTGTCTTTAATTACAACCATTCTTCTCCAACAGAGAGGCGCGGGTGGCGCGGGGATTTTTGGCGGAAGCGGAGGCGGAGGCGGATATTATGCTAAAAGGGGTTTTGAAAAAATCCTTTTTACATCTTCTATTATTTTATCTTGTTTATTTATCGTGACTGCGTTTGTTAACTTGTTGATTTAG
- a CDS encoding manganese-dependent inorganic pyrophosphatase has translation MKNKTIVLGHLCPDTDSVVAAAVAAFYGEKIFGVEAEAKRAGDLNNETKFILDLLPKTTKIALPSKINEVKTEKVILVDTTEPSQIIQGVDENNLIAVIDHHNLGGLKSAKPIYSRVEPLGSSCSVLYKILLEKRIKITADVSFLMIAAIVSDTLFFNSPTTTEEDKKIVKELNKIAKINIKKLAEDMFKAKSSLKGVKTEEIIEKDYKFYQMGKSKVGIGVWETVDAASVNEKKAVMMDALKKKKKKDGLDYLFFGVVDILKEETHLYLLGDREEKLAKAVFGGKISGGTMLLEKVVSRKKQIAPLLNKKLL, from the coding sequence ATGAAAAATAAGACAATTGTTTTGGGGCATTTGTGTCCTGATACGGATTCGGTTGTCGCGGCGGCGGTTGCCGCTTTTTATGGCGAGAAGATTTTTGGCGTTGAGGCGGAAGCGAAAAGAGCGGGGGATTTGAATAACGAAACGAAATTCATTTTAGACCTTTTGCCTAAAACGACGAAAATCGCTTTGCCGTCAAAAATTAATGAAGTCAAAACGGAAAAAGTGATTTTAGTTGACACGACCGAGCCGAGCCAAATCATTCAGGGAGTGGATGAAAATAATTTAATCGCGGTCATTGACCATCACAATTTAGGCGGTCTAAAATCGGCGAAACCGATTTACAGCCGAGTGGAGCCGTTGGGGTCCTCTTGTTCCGTTCTCTATAAAATCCTTTTAGAAAAGAGAATAAAGATAACCGCAGATGTATCCTTTTTAATGATTGCCGCGATTGTTTCCGATACTTTGTTTTTTAATTCGCCGACGACAACAGAGGAGGATAAAAAAATCGTCAAAGAATTAAATAAAATAGCGAAGATAAATATTAAAAAACTGGCGGAGGATATGTTTAAGGCGAAATCATCTTTGAAGGGCGTTAAAACAGAGGAAATTATTGAGAAGGACTATAAATTCTATCAGATGGGCAAAAGCAAAGTCGGCATCGGCGTTTGGGAGACCGTGGACGCCGCGAGCGTCAACGAAAAGAAAGCGGTGATGATGGACGCGCTGAAAAAGAAGAAAAAGAAAGACGGGCTGGACTATCTTTTTTTCGGCGTCGTTGATATTCTCAAAGAAGAAACCCATCTTTATCTTTTAGGAGACAGAGAAGAAAAATTAGCAAAAGCCGTCTTTGGCGGCAAAATCAGCGGGGGAACGATGCTTTTGGAAAAAGTCGTTTCCAGAAAAAAGCAAATCGCCCCGCTTTTGAATAAGAAACTATTATGA
- a CDS encoding phage holin family protein, whose translation MKFIVQILINALAIFLADYLVPGFNFEGDILAFLIAGLVLGLINIFVRPILRFISTPLIVLSLGLFILIINIILLWLAEYFLPELTIVGFWAYFWGILIISALNMVFGPGKKKED comes from the coding sequence ATGAAGTTTATTGTTCAAATTTTAATTAATGCTTTGGCTATTTTCTTAGCCGACTATTTAGTGCCTGGATTTAATTTTGAAGGCGATATTTTAGCGTTTTTAATTGCTGGGTTAGTTTTGGGATTAATTAATATTTTTGTCCGCCCCATTCTCCGCTTTATTTCAACCCCTTTAATTGTTTTAAGTTTAGGACTCTTTATTTTAATTATTAACATTATTTTACTTTGGCTCGCTGAATATTTTTTGCCCGAATTAACGATTGTTGGATTTTGGGCATATTTCTGGGGCATCTTGATTATCAGCGCGCTTAATATGGTTTTTGGACCAGGAAAGAAAAAAGAGGATTAA